One genomic window of Legionella jordanis includes the following:
- a CDS encoding phosphatase PAP2 family protein, which produces MPLIRNIKFLRNSLYGFLVCSLLVMLSYSYLDQAIVHWINQLNIPLLKIPIVLIHFPDLLTVLSLLFVLYVLLFLNYKELNKTYLKLGLAISLSIYSSLLLSKISKLFFGRPGLHFWMEQQFAPGAYRFHWFEGYYVRFQSFPSGHTAVTFAVLSVLWFIYPKCRALALLVGVAIIFGLIASNNHFLADCLAGAYLGIVLGYISTVFFGFVTAK; this is translated from the coding sequence ATGCCGTTAATCCGAAACATTAAATTTCTTAGAAACAGTCTGTATGGATTTTTAGTTTGTAGCCTATTGGTTATGTTGTCCTACTCCTATCTTGATCAAGCAATCGTTCACTGGATTAACCAATTAAATATTCCTCTGCTGAAAATTCCAATTGTCCTCATCCATTTTCCTGACTTGCTTACAGTTTTGTCTTTGTTATTCGTTTTATATGTTTTGCTGTTTCTTAATTATAAAGAACTAAACAAAACCTATTTAAAGTTGGGGCTTGCTATTTCACTGAGTATTTATTCCTCTTTACTGCTCAGTAAAATCTCCAAATTATTTTTTGGGAGACCGGGGCTACATTTTTGGATGGAACAACAATTTGCACCTGGTGCTTACCGTTTTCATTGGTTTGAAGGGTATTACGTGCGTTTTCAATCCTTTCCGTCTGGGCATACTGCGGTAACTTTTGCCGTGCTTTCGGTTTTATGGTTTATCTATCCTAAATGTCGTGCTCTGGCTTTGTTAGTCGGTGTGGCAATCATTTTTGGACTAATAGCCAGCAATAATCATTTTTTAGCCGATTGTTTAGCTGGAGCCTATTTGGGAATCGTGTTGGGGTATATATCAACAGTTTTTTTTGGTTTTGTAACAGCTAAGTAG
- a CDS encoding DNA-3-methyladenine glycosylase family protein gives MQQFQLIPMPPFRLDYTVAALRRRIKNIVDCWDGQSYSRLFLINSQLTCVKVSQDQNTQNAHLMIECDRNLEVNDQSEITQVLERLLGLNKNLEDFYFFAGKNKPLSILISRFMGLKPPQYPSLFEALVNAISCQQISLDAGLEIQNRLIQFIDLSFKNDQQAHYVFPEPIHIANCSIQELKQLGYSKNKSETLKRLANAFLEKPDLFAQLRQFSNDDVIHFLCQFKGIGRWTAEYVLLRGLGRLEVFPRDDVGAQNNLHRLLKLEEKPDANDTAAITASWHPYAGLIYFHLLLQRLFEKSQT, from the coding sequence ATGCAGCAATTTCAGTTAATCCCAATGCCTCCTTTTCGCCTGGACTATACGGTTGCGGCTTTAAGAAGAAGGATAAAGAATATTGTTGATTGCTGGGATGGGCAGTCTTATAGCAGGCTATTTTTAATTAACTCACAATTAACATGTGTTAAGGTCAGTCAAGATCAAAATACGCAAAATGCCCATCTGATGATTGAATGCGATCGAAACTTGGAAGTTAATGATCAAAGTGAAATCACACAAGTTTTAGAGCGGCTTTTAGGACTGAATAAAAATTTAGAGGATTTCTATTTTTTTGCAGGAAAAAACAAGCCTCTTTCAATTCTGATTTCACGTTTTATGGGACTTAAACCTCCACAATACCCTTCCTTATTTGAAGCTTTGGTGAATGCAATCTCTTGTCAGCAAATTTCTTTGGATGCGGGTCTTGAAATTCAAAATCGATTAATCCAATTCATTGATTTGAGCTTTAAAAACGATCAACAGGCACATTATGTTTTTCCGGAGCCTATCCACATTGCAAATTGCTCAATTCAAGAATTAAAACAATTGGGGTACAGCAAGAATAAAAGTGAAACTTTAAAACGGCTTGCGAATGCGTTTTTGGAGAAACCTGATCTATTCGCACAACTTCGACAATTTTCTAATGATGATGTCATCCATTTCCTATGTCAATTTAAAGGAATTGGCCGTTGGACTGCAGAGTACGTCTTGTTACGAGGACTGGGGCGTTTGGAAGTTTTTCCGCGAGATGATGTGGGGGCACAGAACAATTTACATCGCTTGCTTAAGCTTGAAGAAAAACCGGATGCCAACGACACGGCGGCCATTACAGCCAGCTGGCATCCCTATGCGGGCTTGATTTATTTTCATTTGCTATTGCAGCGGTTATTTGAAAAATCGCAAACCTGA
- a CDS encoding NAD-dependent malic enzyme — protein MLDFKVIRDEQTGELVMETSICGKPLLTTPQLNKSTAFTREERQEFGLMGKLPHRVETLDEQVKRAYLQYSSYSNRLQQNIYLNNLHDKNQVLFFKLISKHLGEMLPTIYTPIVGTAVKRYSHEYRQPRGLYIAHSEKNYIEEIINNRSNPEIDLIVVTDGEGVLGIGDQGIGGMDIPVAKLMVYTLCGGLDPTRTLPVFLDVGTNNQDLLNDPLYLGCQHPRIPVEDYDDFILTFVNAIHKHFPNAFLHWEDFGRSNARRILDKFQDKLCTFNDDIQGTGAVTLAALLAACDVTGIELENHRIVVYGAGSAGTGISDQIVDAMVRRGHSPEEAYSRFWLIDRQGLLVNSDLELTEAQKPYARKPEEIESWYSNSRHYPSLTDTVRQIRPTILIGCSAQPGAFSQDIIEIMSSTCERPIVFPLSNPDDRCEAQPADIMTWSEGRALIATGTAFPAVEYQNRLLQIAQCNNALVFPGIGLGVLAVKALRLSKGMIWAAAEALSEFAPSKKDSFLPLLPSLDDAQVVAKHIAVTVARKAIEENLAQINQDADLETIIKDMFWEPRYLPFRKIKTKPA, from the coding sequence ATGCTAGATTTTAAAGTCATTCGCGATGAGCAAACTGGGGAATTGGTTATGGAAACCTCAATTTGCGGTAAACCTCTGCTGACCACCCCTCAATTGAATAAAAGTACTGCCTTTACTCGAGAGGAGCGCCAGGAATTTGGTTTAATGGGTAAACTTCCTCATCGAGTTGAAACTTTGGATGAGCAGGTAAAAAGAGCCTATTTGCAATATTCAAGCTACAGCAATCGCCTGCAACAAAATATTTATTTGAATAATCTACACGACAAAAATCAGGTGTTATTTTTTAAATTAATCAGCAAACATTTGGGAGAAATGTTGCCTACGATATATACACCCATTGTTGGCACAGCCGTAAAGCGCTATAGCCATGAATATCGCCAGCCCCGAGGCTTGTATATAGCCCATTCTGAAAAAAATTATATTGAGGAAATCATTAATAACCGTTCTAATCCTGAAATTGACTTAATCGTGGTAACTGATGGCGAAGGGGTTCTTGGCATCGGCGATCAGGGAATTGGTGGCATGGATATCCCAGTGGCAAAATTAATGGTTTATACCCTTTGCGGCGGCCTTGATCCCACCAGGACTTTACCGGTTTTTCTCGATGTTGGGACAAACAATCAAGATTTATTGAATGATCCTCTATATCTAGGCTGTCAGCATCCCCGTATACCCGTTGAGGATTATGACGATTTTATTCTCACTTTTGTTAATGCCATTCATAAGCATTTTCCCAATGCTTTCTTACATTGGGAAGATTTCGGGCGCAGTAATGCCAGACGCATCCTGGACAAATTTCAAGACAAGCTGTGCACGTTTAATGATGACATACAGGGCACTGGAGCCGTTACTTTGGCCGCCCTTTTGGCAGCTTGCGACGTCACCGGCATTGAACTTGAGAATCATCGAATTGTGGTATACGGCGCAGGCTCGGCAGGAACTGGTATAAGCGACCAAATTGTGGATGCGATGGTCAGACGTGGACACTCTCCTGAAGAGGCATATAGCCGGTTTTGGTTGATTGACAGACAGGGCCTGCTGGTCAATAGCGATCTGGAATTAACCGAAGCGCAAAAGCCTTATGCCAGAAAACCTGAGGAGATAGAAAGTTGGTATAGCAACTCACGACACTATCCCTCATTGACGGACACAGTAAGACAAATTAGACCAACCATTCTCATCGGTTGTTCTGCGCAGCCCGGGGCTTTTTCCCAAGACATCATTGAAATCATGAGTTCAACCTGTGAAAGGCCTATTGTGTTTCCCTTATCTAATCCCGACGATCGATGCGAAGCTCAACCTGCTGATATCATGACCTGGAGTGAGGGCAGAGCATTGATTGCAACCGGTACTGCTTTTCCAGCAGTGGAATATCAAAATCGATTGCTGCAAATCGCCCAATGCAATAATGCTTTGGTATTCCCCGGAATTGGCCTTGGGGTATTGGCCGTGAAAGCTTTAAGATTATCCAAAGGAATGATTTGGGCTGCTGCAGAAGCCTTAAGCGAATTTGCCCCAAGCAAAAAAGACAGCTTTCTTCCTTTGCTCCCTTCCCTGGATGATGCACAGGTTGTCGCAAAGCATATTGCAGTTACTGTCGCTCGAAAGGCCATAGAGGAAAATCTTGCTCAAATTAATCAAGATGCTGATCTTGAAACAATTATCAAAGATATGTTTTGGGAACCTCGCTACTTGCCATTTAGAAAAATTAAAACCAAACCGGCTTAA
- the surE gene encoding 5'/3'-nucleotidase SurE: MRILVSNDDGVHAPGIRALANEMSHIGETTVVAPDRNRSGASNSLTLTRPLRVRQLDNGYYSVEGTPTDCVHLALTGFIQPLPDIVVSGINDGANLGDDILYSGTVAAAVEGRFLGLPAIAFSMVGDNIQHYDTAAAIARQLLLNLSNDMLPAQTILNVNIPDLPLDKIAGIEVTRLGTRHGAEPVIKEYDPRGRPIYWIGPPGLEADAGPGTDFHAINRHCVSITPLQLDLTHYKVFERLSAWVDRINLACEVE; this comes from the coding sequence ATGAGAATTTTAGTAAGTAATGATGATGGGGTGCATGCTCCAGGCATAAGAGCTTTAGCCAACGAAATGTCTCACATCGGAGAAACCACTGTAGTGGCTCCGGATAGAAATCGAAGTGGTGCCAGTAATTCTCTTACGCTGACAAGGCCTTTGCGAGTCCGTCAATTGGATAACGGCTATTACAGTGTTGAAGGCACGCCTACGGATTGCGTCCATTTGGCTCTTACAGGCTTCATACAGCCTTTGCCGGATATTGTCGTCTCAGGCATTAATGATGGTGCGAATTTAGGGGACGATATTTTATACTCCGGAACAGTCGCTGCGGCAGTTGAAGGCCGATTTTTAGGTCTTCCGGCCATTGCTTTTTCAATGGTTGGAGATAATATCCAGCATTATGACACGGCAGCGGCAATTGCCCGGCAACTCTTGTTGAATCTCAGTAATGATATGTTGCCAGCGCAAACCATTCTAAATGTAAATATTCCTGATCTACCCTTAGATAAAATTGCGGGCATTGAAGTTACACGATTGGGTACTCGCCATGGGGCTGAACCGGTAATTAAGGAATATGATCCTCGAGGCCGGCCTATTTATTGGATTGGACCTCCGGGGTTGGAGGCAGATGCAGGGCCTGGAACTGATTTTCATGCAATAAATCGCCACTGTGTCTCCATTACTCCTTTGCAGCTCGATTTAACACATTATAAGGTTTTTGAACGACTGTCTGCATGGGTGGATAGAATTAATTTAGCTTGCGAAGTTGAATGA
- a CDS encoding peptidoglycan DD-metalloendopeptidase family protein: protein MMIRLLVAIFIVLLAGCETRTTLAPVVEGQWRARTNYQGKHVVQAGETLYAVAFRYDIDYRQLAAYNHLQSPYNIRVGQVLKIGSTAPRFITTPKTIHKPYPVKRATIKKGPSHYTTVKTYYRPTGKGNWVWPVNGRIATNFVPQEGKKGIDIAGKKGERIRAASSGIVAYAGSGLSGYGNLIIIKHNNQFLTAYGNNLKNLVKEGQTVKAGQVIAEMGMIDRRFWGVHFEIRMAGKPVNPLIYLRN from the coding sequence ATGATGATCCGGTTACTTGTTGCTATATTTATCGTTTTACTTGCTGGATGTGAGACTAGAACCACGTTGGCACCTGTAGTGGAGGGGCAGTGGAGAGCAAGAACTAATTACCAGGGTAAGCACGTCGTGCAAGCAGGTGAAACCCTTTATGCGGTAGCTTTCCGCTATGACATTGATTATCGACAACTTGCCGCCTATAACCATTTGCAAAGCCCTTACAACATTCGCGTAGGCCAGGTACTAAAAATTGGCTCCACCGCCCCTCGATTTATTACAACTCCAAAGACGATTCACAAACCCTATCCTGTAAAAAGAGCTACAATAAAAAAAGGGCCTTCGCATTATACAACTGTTAAAACTTACTACAGACCAACTGGAAAGGGAAATTGGGTTTGGCCTGTAAATGGTCGAATCGCAACCAACTTTGTCCCGCAAGAAGGTAAAAAAGGCATAGATATTGCTGGTAAAAAAGGCGAAAGAATAAGGGCTGCTTCCAGCGGTATTGTCGCTTATGCGGGTAGTGGATTATCAGGTTATGGAAACCTGATTATTATCAAACACAATAATCAATTCCTGACTGCATATGGCAACAATTTAAAGAATTTGGTGAAAGAAGGCCAAACTGTTAAAGCTGGACAAGTAATTGCCGAAATGGGAATGATAGATAGGCGCTTTTGGGGGGTTCATTTTGAGATCAGAATGGCAGGAAAGCCAGTAAACCCCTTAATTTATTTAAGAAATTGA
- the rpoS gene encoding RNA polymerase sigma factor RpoS produces MQPEDESIKPDEIPAEDWDESPDDDTLLTEDDETPLVAAEEAEPDFSDEEAFPSFQRGKQASKVMDATQLYLSEIGFSPLLSAEEEVHYARLALKGDAAARKKMIESNLRLVVKIARRYLNRGLPLLDLIEEGNLGLMKSVEKFDPDRGFRFSTYATWWIRQTIERAIMNQTRTIRLPIHVVKELNVYLRAARQLTQKLDHEPSAEEIAEMVDKPLEDVEKLLGLNDKVASVDTPIGYDENKSLLDTIADENSMNPAELLTDENLRTHIESLLDKLTENQQQVIARRFGLRGYEKATLEDVGKEINLTRERVRQIQVEALKTLRGLLEKVGLTQEDLF; encoded by the coding sequence ATGCAACCAGAAGATGAATCAATTAAGCCAGATGAAATCCCTGCAGAGGATTGGGATGAGTCACCTGATGATGACACATTACTTACTGAAGATGATGAGACTCCTTTGGTGGCTGCAGAAGAGGCTGAGCCAGATTTTAGCGATGAGGAGGCTTTCCCAAGCTTTCAAAGGGGCAAGCAAGCGTCCAAAGTCATGGATGCCACCCAACTTTATTTAAGTGAAATCGGATTTTCTCCGTTATTGTCTGCTGAAGAAGAGGTCCATTACGCCAGGCTAGCCCTTAAGGGGGACGCTGCGGCTCGTAAAAAAATGATTGAATCCAATCTGCGCCTGGTGGTTAAAATTGCTCGCCGTTACCTTAACCGTGGATTACCTTTACTTGATTTGATTGAAGAGGGAAACCTCGGTCTCATGAAATCTGTAGAAAAATTTGATCCAGATCGAGGCTTTCGGTTTTCCACTTATGCCACATGGTGGATAAGACAGACGATAGAACGAGCCATTATGAATCAGACAAGAACCATCCGTTTGCCGATTCATGTGGTTAAAGAATTGAACGTCTACTTAAGAGCAGCAAGGCAATTAACCCAAAAACTGGATCATGAACCATCCGCGGAGGAAATTGCCGAGATGGTCGATAAGCCCCTTGAAGACGTCGAAAAATTATTAGGTTTGAACGACAAAGTGGCCTCTGTGGATACGCCCATTGGTTACGATGAAAATAAATCATTGCTCGATACCATTGCTGACGAAAACAGTATGAATCCAGCTGAGCTGCTCACGGATGAGAATTTGCGCACACACATTGAGTCCTTGTTGGATAAACTCACGGAAAATCAGCAACAGGTGATTGCAAGACGTTTTGGTTTGCGGGGATATGAGAAGGCAACGCTTGAAGATGTTGGTAAAGAAATAAATCTCACTCGAGAGCGAGTCAGGCAAATTCAAGTTGAGGCGTTAAAAACTCTGCGTGGATTACTTGAGAAAGTGGGTTTGACTCAGGAAGATTTATTCTAA
- the hmgA gene encoding homogentisate 1,2-dioxygenase, protein MYLAGFGNYHETEALPGALPKDQNSPQQCAYGLYAEQLSGTAFTRPRHVNLRSWLYRSLPSVVHQDYVAYKKPLLINYAKNQAPNPLRWHPLNLVQDEKQDFIDGLFHMAGHKTANAFLYYCNQSMESRYFSNSDGELLFVPYSGGILIQSEFGKMEIHPGQIAVIPRGVFFKINVLSSSAAGYLCENMAAPLALPQLGPIGANGLANPRHFLYPRASFENIQDEVQLICKYQHQLWAAKSNHSPLNVIAWHGNYAPYCYDLSLFNTINTVSFDHPDPSIFTVLTSESNTPGVANLDFVIFPPRWMVAEHTFRPPYFHRNIMSEFMGLIRGEYDAKKTGFLPGGISIHNCMTAHGPDNDSYHAVIEEELKPMRYENTLAFMFETKKPWLVSEQAFNHNARDTNYSACWQQLPLNFKEPVAHLN, encoded by the coding sequence GTGTATCTTGCAGGATTTGGCAATTATCATGAAACTGAAGCATTGCCTGGAGCATTGCCGAAGGATCAGAATTCTCCGCAACAATGCGCATATGGTCTTTACGCTGAACAATTGAGTGGTACTGCGTTCACCAGACCGCGACATGTGAATTTACGAAGCTGGTTATACCGCAGTTTACCCTCTGTCGTTCATCAGGACTATGTGGCCTATAAAAAGCCATTGCTCATTAACTATGCCAAAAATCAAGCACCCAATCCCCTTCGTTGGCACCCTCTTAACTTAGTCCAGGATGAAAAGCAGGATTTTATCGACGGCCTATTTCATATGGCCGGACATAAAACAGCCAACGCCTTCCTCTATTATTGCAACCAGTCCATGGAAAGCCGTTATTTTAGCAACAGCGATGGTGAGCTCCTTTTTGTGCCTTACTCAGGAGGAATTCTTATTCAAAGTGAATTTGGCAAAATGGAGATTCACCCGGGACAAATCGCAGTAATACCCAGAGGTGTATTTTTTAAAATTAACGTGCTTTCAAGTTCCGCTGCAGGCTATTTATGTGAAAACATGGCAGCCCCTTTAGCTTTGCCTCAACTCGGGCCCATTGGTGCAAACGGTTTAGCCAATCCAAGGCATTTTCTTTATCCACGTGCATCATTTGAAAATATTCAGGACGAAGTACAGTTAATTTGTAAATATCAGCATCAACTTTGGGCAGCGAAATCCAATCATTCGCCTTTAAACGTAATTGCATGGCATGGAAACTACGCGCCATATTGCTATGATTTATCCCTTTTCAATACGATTAATACCGTAAGCTTTGACCATCCTGATCCCTCTATTTTTACCGTACTTACTTCAGAAAGTAATACTCCTGGAGTGGCCAATTTGGATTTTGTTATTTTCCCACCGCGCTGGATGGTAGCAGAACATACCTTTCGCCCCCCCTATTTTCATCGAAACATCATGAGTGAATTTATGGGACTTATACGCGGTGAATACGATGCAAAAAAAACTGGTTTTCTTCCGGGTGGCATCAGTATCCACAACTGTATGACTGCACATGGGCCAGACAATGACAGTTATCATGCCGTTATTGAAGAGGAACTAAAGCCCATGCGCTATGAGAATACCTTGGCTTTCATGTTCGAAACCAAAAAACCTTGGCTTGTCAGTGAACAAGCTTTCAATCACAATGCAAGGGACACCAATTATTCAGCTTGTTGGCAACAATTACCGTTAAATTTTAAAGAACCAGTCGCTCATCTTAACTGA
- a CDS encoding YebC/PmpR family DNA-binding transcriptional regulator, with product MAGHSKWANIRFRKGAQDAKRGKIFTKLIREISVAARMGGGDESSNSRLRDVVSKALKANMKRDTIDNAIKRGVGGLEGANMVEMRYEGYGPGGVAILVDCLSDNKNRTVSDVRHAFTKYGGNLGTDGSVSYLFSKQGEILLAQGQPEEQIMEIAIEAGASDVISEDNQVEVITPAEQYHAVLEALQEAGFNIEESRLTMNAQTKVSIEKEDAETLMKLIDMLEDLDDVQEVHSNAELPDVLFETA from the coding sequence ATGGCTGGTCATAGTAAATGGGCTAATATTCGTTTTCGTAAAGGCGCTCAGGATGCAAAACGAGGCAAAATTTTCACAAAATTAATCCGTGAAATTTCTGTAGCCGCAAGAATGGGGGGCGGAGATGAGAGCTCCAATTCACGCTTGCGTGATGTGGTCAGTAAAGCTTTGAAGGCCAATATGAAGCGAGACACCATTGATAATGCGATAAAGCGCGGTGTTGGAGGTCTTGAAGGCGCTAATATGGTGGAAATGCGTTATGAAGGCTATGGCCCAGGTGGCGTTGCTATTTTAGTGGATTGTTTGTCAGACAATAAAAATAGAACGGTATCTGATGTTCGACATGCTTTTACCAAGTACGGCGGCAATTTGGGAACAGATGGATCAGTATCCTATCTGTTTAGCAAGCAAGGGGAAATTTTATTGGCTCAAGGGCAACCAGAAGAGCAAATTATGGAGATAGCCATCGAAGCAGGGGCCAGTGATGTGATTAGTGAAGACAATCAAGTTGAAGTGATCACTCCTGCTGAACAGTACCACGCTGTCCTTGAGGCATTGCAAGAAGCGGGTTTTAACATTGAAGAATCCAGATTGACTATGAACGCACAGACGAAAGTCTCTATAGAAAAAGAGGATGCAGAAACTCTTATGAAGCTCATAGACATGCTTGAAGATTTAGACGATGTCCAGGAAGTGCATAGCAATGCAGAGCTTCCAGATGTTTTATTTGAAACGGCCTGA
- the ruvC gene encoding crossover junction endodeoxyribonuclease RuvC codes for MTVILGIDPGSRITGYGIIREEKRKLYYLDSGCIRTTAEGELSQRLLQIFDGICQLLDDYQPDEVAIEQVFLHQNPNSALKLGHARGAAMVAAASHRLKINEYSARQVKQAVVGYGAAQKEQVKHMVTQLLMLNKSPQSDAADALAIAICHSHMRHSLAVLQRQHC; via the coding sequence ATGACTGTAATTTTAGGGATTGACCCCGGTTCACGCATTACAGGTTATGGAATAATTCGGGAAGAGAAGCGAAAACTTTATTACCTGGATAGTGGCTGCATTCGCACTACCGCAGAAGGTGAGCTTAGTCAGCGCCTGTTGCAAATATTTGATGGTATTTGTCAGTTGTTGGATGATTACCAACCTGATGAAGTGGCTATTGAACAGGTCTTTTTGCATCAGAATCCTAACTCTGCTTTGAAGTTAGGTCATGCTCGAGGAGCAGCTATGGTTGCAGCTGCTTCTCATCGTTTAAAAATTAATGAATATTCGGCCAGACAAGTTAAGCAGGCAGTCGTGGGTTATGGTGCTGCGCAAAAAGAACAAGTGAAGCATATGGTTACTCAATTATTAATGCTCAATAAATCACCCCAAAGTGATGCTGCCGATGCCTTGGCTATAGCTATATGTCACAGTCACATGCGCCATAGTCTTGCTGTGCTACAGCGTCAACATTGTTAG
- the ruvA gene encoding Holliday junction branch migration protein RuvA: MIAWLQGKIIDKHQPGKLVMDVNGVGYDVETSLNTFFQIDGANASIGLHIHTVVREDALLLFGFLDKQERALFRALIKVNGIGPKLAMAILSSISIADFIQCINEQNSQLLTKLPGVGKKTAERLVMEMRDSVQQFCSGEDSSLISLKPSGNMACQEEAISALEALGYKQQEAFKVIRKIDDGQKTSEQLIRQALQVLASR; this comes from the coding sequence ATGATTGCTTGGTTACAGGGAAAAATTATAGATAAGCATCAACCAGGGAAATTGGTGATGGACGTGAATGGTGTGGGTTATGATGTTGAAACGTCTCTTAACACATTTTTTCAAATTGATGGAGCAAATGCTAGCATTGGTTTGCATATTCATACAGTGGTTCGTGAAGATGCTTTGTTGTTGTTTGGGTTTTTGGATAAACAGGAAAGAGCCTTGTTCCGTGCCTTGATCAAGGTCAATGGCATAGGGCCGAAACTGGCAATGGCTATTCTATCGAGTATCAGCATTGCTGATTTTATTCAGTGCATCAATGAACAAAACAGTCAACTTCTAACGAAACTTCCCGGAGTAGGTAAAAAGACAGCAGAGCGACTGGTAATGGAAATGAGAGACAGCGTGCAACAGTTTTGCTCAGGAGAAGACTCTAGTCTCATTTCGTTAAAACCCAGTGGTAACATGGCTTGTCAAGAAGAGGCCATCAGTGCTCTGGAAGCTTTGGGCTATAAACAACAGGAAGCATTTAAAGTAATCAGGAAAATTGACGATGGGCAGAAAACTTCAGAGCAACTTATTCGTCAGGCTTTGCAAGTTTTAGCAAGTCGTTAA
- a CDS encoding ATP-binding protein, which translates to MKSSIRKFLLINLLLAITITTTLTAIGNYYLDQKDIQEHLDTLMAISALSYQALLGDDLHQRPLGKIQDALEVIPEKIDNYYKRRFLNDLPPKNYLDKFNFQVWTNGGKLLLHSPTAPKIPLTAEVDGFSDKMVSNQKWRVFTTYNDQAGVRTVLAERYDTRNELGHRIAQDDLYIMLLTFPLSGLLIWIIIGRGLDSLDRVAQEVANRAPTHLEPVDLQEVPEEIKPVIDELNKLFYRLKESFEREKRFAADAAHELRTPLAALKAQAQVALNTNNIEEKNVALQKLIASVNRSTHIVQQLLTMSKLVPEAANLNDIDDVNLVKITREVLAMLAPSAVEKQIDLEFEHDEALPAFSGNPTALSILIRNLVDNAIRYCKENGKVTVRIYSSKEELILEVRDNGPGIPAELQSRVFERFFRVLGNKSPGSGLGLAIVRQIVDLHDGRVELDSPTEGTGLIVRVYFPTKKESK; encoded by the coding sequence GTGAAATCCTCAATCCGTAAGTTTTTGCTGATCAATTTATTGTTAGCAATAACAATAACAACAACATTAACGGCCATAGGTAATTACTATCTGGATCAAAAAGATATCCAGGAGCATTTGGATACCCTCATGGCCATCTCTGCACTTTCATATCAGGCTTTACTAGGAGATGATCTTCATCAGCGGCCACTGGGCAAAATTCAAGATGCACTTGAAGTTATCCCAGAAAAAATTGATAACTATTACAAACGCCGGTTTTTAAACGATTTACCCCCCAAAAACTACCTCGATAAATTCAATTTTCAAGTCTGGACCAACGGTGGGAAGCTTTTATTGCACTCTCCCACTGCACCCAAGATACCATTAACAGCGGAAGTGGATGGCTTCAGCGATAAAATGGTTTCCAATCAAAAATGGCGCGTGTTCACGACCTACAATGATCAGGCCGGGGTACGTACTGTTTTAGCTGAGCGCTATGACACCCGAAATGAATTAGGTCATCGCATTGCCCAAGATGATCTCTATATCATGCTCCTGACATTTCCACTTTCCGGATTATTAATCTGGATTATTATTGGTCGAGGTCTAGACAGCTTGGATCGCGTCGCCCAGGAAGTGGCAAACCGCGCTCCAACCCATTTAGAACCCGTTGACTTACAAGAAGTACCAGAAGAAATTAAACCAGTTATCGATGAATTAAATAAATTATTTTACCGCCTTAAAGAAAGTTTTGAGCGGGAAAAACGATTTGCCGCCGATGCTGCTCATGAACTACGTACGCCTTTAGCAGCTTTAAAGGCGCAAGCCCAGGTGGCTTTAAATACCAATAACATTGAAGAAAAAAATGTGGCTTTGCAAAAATTGATTGCTAGTGTAAATCGCAGCACTCATATTGTTCAGCAATTGCTTACCATGAGCAAACTTGTTCCAGAAGCTGCCAATCTTAATGATATAGATGATGTGAATCTTGTTAAAATTACCCGTGAAGTTCTTGCAATGCTTGCCCCAAGCGCTGTAGAAAAACAGATTGACTTGGAATTTGAACACGATGAGGCTCTCCCTGCCTTTTCCGGTAATCCAACAGCCCTTAGCATTTTAATTCGCAATCTTGTTGATAATGCAATCCGTTATTGTAAGGAAAATGGCAAAGTTACTGTTCGAATTTATTCATCCAAAGAAGAGTTAATCCTCGAAGTTAGAGACAATGGGCCAGGCATTCCTGCTGAATTACAAAGTCGCGTATTTGAACGGTTTTTCCGCGTGCTTGGTAACAAAAGCCCAGGCAGCGGCTTAGGTTTAGCCATTGTTCGTCAAATTGTTGATCTCCATGACGGACGTGTTGAGCTTGATTCTCCCACTGAGGGCACGGGTTTAATTGTACGAGTGTATTTCCCTACTAAAAAAGAAAGCAAATAG